A stretch of the Plasmodium berghei ANKA genome assembly, chromosome: 10 genome encodes the following:
- a CDS encoding condensin complex subunit 1, putative, with product MLQGKIKKFKVPLDNSVDNFLKDIKIKKNEYVCACEAEDLDNISLNCESIIKLFNFINESYSNVLLLLTQEGFDYLLNYIRICDNLDDFEHEKIFGCLIILAEKSVDIYKNYFKCLEKCNKKNEWNNGVQILNMIINENNNIMNMVIECLDQNYKEYYATDKKNKFTFFDLNEILISYFNALTFIYINIFNSYYNSKFLKQQNTEIVINVQRGRKKIKKDNEEEKNIAIKNLNSLLNNIVLLLSVVDFNLLYDQVNISVVDIYVQFFLNIYIINQENNNNNSNSSNNIINITTYHDSISMIVSKLLKLYIKEESTNFENKDEDKNEIIENSKRDVNDKNSGDNEKSDHVYNGISNNEPKNHQILKDNVYVVNFYSYSFTYIFLNVCKKCTNVNVCDSLLIAKNTPIPKIIIKEFVDYIKDNSLLYLNLNLQSHSQNEIINILNILEYLSKNLSLNLLDFLKDFIDMLGIDIYYIRKYIFDIFKNFIILAKSWEEIKEARDIQGMPIKGDKNEMTNRKGNRRSKIYGIDSEDEDEFFKRKKGSGNNGHAENDEYNSSFFSSNDEKDEDNSEKDDGDYDFKRGGKGKSKKTKQKKGDKKNRNSNKRNSNGENGTDKKQDNQNAKKKKVTNFLNNLSSNVNDSNINTTYKDLINKIILEDSEFLQLCFKECLKNRSFIMNVLISRQYDAKLHVRCHLLKILHELIENNFIPLNYYNNICLICSERINDKSPLVRQRAFSLLSCIASDVVNNKYVIPLDTNKIKRELVSLNKRKDMIIEKENKEKDVCESEGIGMEKRDKMNENVSIKNKNKKKHINLSDSDSDDANSENETCRGKVNDTEKDDDIDSVESFLSDDKNKRRNSNANNSKYDLIIKMYNEVLSISMIVDNCVDICFKLLYSIVDADQKSSIKFLILAHMCGNKKAGEHMNNVWSLIFSNNNSIIEIIINEFINVNICYEDYRISAFRLINIIINSKLKDIASIEKIIECLLMNEKSNLSISKLLDELFNIIFVDTFSENKNMIIKEGALLLMKILCYSIHTVNTKKGKKEQYFFFTNKRKHLIILFINQYKDNMHFINLLILILKYNNTNKIIQSLLIILFNLVFDHIINDKKNSTLCNSIFDSTDSPQYKNKISRIKAIKDVNDESNGIFNGTINPKIKSDEYVEHFYLNDDLNVWLKCSQSIVESMYEHFDDFIVIFTVKIKNLLNGLFGNSNGENNSKNIDYKGSKLKKKTEKGDDLNNIPCSTLTKFIFVLGHLGLYTYIYAEKVQNKLKKLSLKNENNYGMCTKEEKDREYFDYIVEHMIVCNNLLGKKLVPLLFLIINNPEKFFNECLIAEENNMCDDMSKKQNKDYIHFNNCQKMEEKIYMYYDMYALIFVCLLTLCKFSIISQSFCQKIISSCSKISTIQLIVSIIIEEENQIFGKIAKLLSSNRDNNIGIDTQQNWDDDNIDDKEYNGDNSGYLSIEYKRSENHKKINQGNYFEYIQNTILYKTISNIRKMLLISYADLLYRHPNILEPYNKYIFKVLNDKDINMRRTAVSVFTHLFMTDTVKAKNTLLVHMMYLTNDTDDKISSGSKSFFYELNRKSSITLVNNICDMVSVLANNERNLTYKMNKEILEFLLLFIKKSKYNETLVEKIFKKMKETNINKSDALHLYMQVLLNIQIDEKVLSRINKCFPLIRYIIRENQHVHDNLVLICKKATEKKRGRPADETQHQQQQQQKNQANGNENEKGKEEKNENDKSESKMKELAEEILGKIESTTNKAKNFAKAAKIKNENEVIKNEEDAVGNDDEVYSNEE from the coding sequence aatggAATAATGGAGttcaaatattaaatatgattataaatgaaaataataatattatgaatatgGTTATAGAATGCTTAgatcaaaattataaggAATATTATGCAACCgataaaaagaataaatttacattttttgatttaaatgaaatattaatttcttATTTTAACGCTCtgacatttatatatataaatatatttaatagtTATTATAACAgcaaatttttaaaacagCAGAATACAGAAATAGTTATAAATGTTCAAAGgggaagaaaaaaaataaaaaaagataatgaAGAAGAGAAGAATATTgccataaaaaatttaaactcacttttaaataatatagttTTATTGCTGAGTGTTGTTGATTTTAATCTTTTGTATGATCAGGTAAATATATCTGTAGTGGATATATATgtccaattttttttaaatatatatattataaatcaagagaataataataataatagtaatagtagtaataatattattaatattacgACTTATCATGACTCTATATCTATGATTGTTAGTAAGCTACTaaaactatatattaaaGAGGAAAGCacaaattttgaaaataaggatgaagataaaaatgaaataattgaAAACTCAAAACGTGATgttaatgataaaaatagtgGCGATAACGAAAAAAGCGATCATGTGTACAATGGTATATCCAATAATGAACCTAAAAATCATCAGattttaaaagataatGTGTATGTTgtgaatttttattcctattcttttacttatatatttttaaatgtgtGCAAAAAATGCACGAATGTAAACGTATGTGATTCGCTTTTAATTGCGAAAAATACGCCGATAcctaaaattataataaaagaatttgttgattatataaaagataattccttgttatatttaaatttaaatttgcAATCGCACTCACAGAacgaaataataaatattttaaatattttggaATATTTGTCTAAAAATTTAAGTTTGAATTTGCTGGATTTTTTGAAAGATTTTATAGACATGCTAGgtattgatatatattatataagaaaatatatttttgacatatttaaaaattttataattttagcCAAATCTTGGGAAGAGATAAAGGAAGCACGCGATATTCAGGGCATGCCCATTAAAGGAGATAAAAATGAGATGACAAATAGAAAAGGGAATCGACgaagtaaaatatatggaaTAGATAGTGAAGATGAAgatgaattttttaaaaggaaaaaagGAAGTGGTAATAATGGGCATGCTGAAAACGATGAATACAATAGTAGTTTTTTTAGTTCAAATGATGAGAAAGATGAAGATAATAGTGAAAAGGATGATGGGGATTATGATTTTAAACGCGGTGGAAAGGGAAAGAGTAAAAAAACAAAGCAAAAAAAGGgggataaaaaaaatcgaaataGTAATAAACGTAATAGCAATGGAGAAAATGGTACAGATAAAAAACAAGATAATCAAAAtgcaaagaaaaaaaaagttacaaattttttaaataatctTTCTTCAAATGTTAATGATAGTAATATTAATACAACTTATAaagatttaataaataaaataattttggaAGATTCTgaatttttacaattatgttttaaagaatgtttaaaaaatagatCCTTTATTATGAATGTGTTAATATCTAGACAATATGATGCAAAATTACATGTAAGATgtcatttattaaaaatattacatgaattaattgaaaataattttattccattaaattattacaataatatatgtttgaTATGTAGTGAAAGGATTAATGACAAGTCACCTTTGGTTAGACAGAGAGCATTTTCATTACTTTCATGCATAGCTAGCGATGtagtaaataataaatatgttattcCATTAGATactaacaaaataaaaagggaGCTAGTCAGTTTGAACAAAAGAAAAGATATGATAATTgagaaagaaaataaagaaaaggATGTATGTGAATCGGAAGGTATAGGAATGGAAAAAAGGGATAAGATGAATGAGAATGTTTCAATCAAAAacaagaataaaaaaaaacatataaaccTTTCGGATAGCGACAGTGATGATGCAAATAGCGAAAATGAAACTTGTAGAGGAAAGGTAAATGATACAGAAAAAGATGATGACATAGATAGTGTGGAATCATTTTTAAgtgatgataaaaataagagGAGAAATAGCAATGCTAATAATAGCAAATAtgatttaataataaaaatgtataatgAAGTTTTATCAATTTCTATGATTGTGGATAACTGTGTTGACATATGTTTTAAACTACTATACTCTATAGTGGATGCAGATCAAAAAAGttcaataaaatttttaattttagcACATATGtgtggaaataaaaaagcaGGAGAGCATATGAATAACGTATGGTCTTTAATATTTAGTAACAATAACAGTATTattgaaataattattaacgagtttataaatgtaaatatatgttatgAAGATTACAGAATTAGTGCATTTAGgttaattaatattataataaatagcaaattaaaagatataGCAAGTATCGAAAAGATAATAGAATGCTTATTAATGAATGAAAAGAGCAATTTAAGTATAAGTAAATTATTAGACGAATTATTTaacattatatttgttgATACATTTAGTGAAAATAAGAATATGATTATAAAAGAAGGTGCATTACTACTTATGAAGATATTGTGTTATTCGATACACACTGTTAACACAAAAAAAGGAAAGAAagaacaatattttttttttactaataaaagaaaacatttaattattttatttattaatcaatataaagataatatgcattttaTCAATCTTttgattttaatattaaaatataacaatacaaataaaattatacaaagtctattaattattttattcaattTAGTATTTGatcatattataaatgacaaaaaaaatagcacATTATGCAATTCTATATTTGATTCTACAGATAGTCCGCAATATAAGAATAAGATTTCAAGGATAAAAGCAATTAAGGATGTAAATGACGAAAGTAATGGCATCTTTAATGGTACAATTAAcccaaaaattaaaagtgATGAATATGTcgaacatttttatttgaatgaTGACTTAAACGTGTGGCTTAAATGCTCTCAATCAATTGTCGAAAGTATGTATGAGCATTTCGATgattttattgttatatttacggtaaagataaaaaatttgcTAAATGGGTTATTTGGAAACAGTAATGGAGAGAATAACTCTAAAAACATTGATTACAAAGGATCCAAACTTAAGAAGAAAACAGAAAAGGGGGATGATTTGAACAATATACCGTGCTCAAcattaacaaaatttatttttgttttaggGCATTTAGggttatatacatatatatatgcagaGAAGGTACagaacaaattaaaaaaattgtctTTAAAAAACGAGAATAATTATGGTATGTGCACAAAGGAAGAAAAGGATAGAGAATATTTTGATTACATAGTTGAGCATATGATTGTGTGTAATAACTTACTTGGTAAAAAACTAGtaccattattatttttaataataaacaaccctgagaaattttttaatgagtGTTTAATTGCAGAAGAAAACAATATGTGCGATGATATGTCAAAGAAACAGAATAAAgattatatacattttaataactgtcaaaaaatggaagaaaaaatatatatgtattatgaCATGTATGCActtatatttgtttgtttGCTAACATTGTGtaaattttcaattataTCTCAAAGCTTTtgtcaaaaaataattagcAGTTGTAGTAAGATATCTACAATACAACTAATTGTATCGATAATAATAGAAGAAGAAAATCAAATTTTTGGAAAGATTGCAAAGTTGTTATCCTCAAATAgggataataatattggaATTGATACTCAGCAAAATTGGgatgatgataatattgATGATAAGGAATATAATGGGGATAATAGCGGTTATTTAAGCATTGAATATAAGAGAAGTGAAAATcataagaaaataaatcagGGAAATTATTTCGAGTATATACAAAACACGATATTGTATAAAACAATTTCAAATATACGAAAGATGTTATTAATAAGTTATGCAGATTTATTGTATAGACATCCAAATATTTTAGAACcatataacaaatatattttcaaagtGCTAAATGATAAGGACATAAATATGCGAAGAACAGCTGTCTCTGTTTTtacacatttatttatgacTGATACTGTAAAAgcaaaaaatacattacTTGTACACATGATGTATTTAACCAATGATACAGATGATAAAATATCGAGTGGATCAAAatcctttttttatgaacTTAACCGTAAATCATCTATTACGTtagtaaataatatttgtgATATGGTATCCGTATTAGCTAATAATGAAAGGAACTTAACATACAAAATGAATAAGGAAATAttagaatttttattattgtttattaaaaaaagcaaatataatgaaacactagtagaaaaaatatttaaaaaaatgaaagaaacgaatattaataaatcaGACGctttacatttatatatgcaagTGCTTTTAAACATTCAAATAGATGAAAAGGTGTTAAGTAGAATAAACAAATGCTTTCCTTTAATAAGATACATTATAAGGGAAAATCAACATGTTCATGACAATTTAGTACTTATATGCAAAAAAGCAACTGAGAAAAAACGAGGTAGACCAGCAGATGAAACACAACATCAGCAGCAACAACAACAAAAAAACCAAGCAAATGGAAATGAGAATGAAAAGggaaaagaagaaaaaaatgaaaatgataaatctGAAAGTAAAATGAAAGAATTGGCTGAAGAAATACTTGGAAAAATTGAATCTACCACGAATAAAGCAAAAAATTTTGCAAAAGCAgccaaaattaaaaatgaaaatgaagttattaaaaatgagGAAGATGCAGTAGGAAATGATGATGAAGTGTATAGTAATGAAGAATGA